The DNA window tacagttcatggggtggcaaaaagtcagacatgcctgaagtgacttagcacacatacagaGAAGCATGAGTtagtgggggtgggtgggctatcagcagcagcaacaggccaGACAGGATGACCACACCAGCAGGGCCCTGTCAGTGGTAGATGTGCCAGAAGCAGGCCTTATCCCCCTTATCTTTCTGAGGGATCTGCTCTTAGAGGCACAGCTCACAGCTAGATCTGCACCTAGACCCACAGCTCAGGGCTCACCATAGTCGCCAGGGTGGGTCTCAGCTCCAGCACGTTGGCAAAGTCAGCCTGGGCCTCTTGAGTGTTCCACACTGCTGCATGTACCTTGCTGTACTTGAAGTAGGCCTTGACGTTGTCATCATACTTATTGAGGATGGAGGAGCAGTGGTCTAGCACTTCTGATACTCTTCCACCATCAGCTTGCACTAACAGTAGTTGAGCAACAGCAGTGTGATCTGCTGATCCAACTGGATTCTGTCAGGGGACTCAGGCTGTTCTTTCATCTGAAGGTTCTTGACACAAGCGATGGCCTCGTAGTACTTGGCAGCAGCCTCCTTCACATGACCTTCAAGGTACAACCAGTTGCCCTCCTGGTGGATGACTAGCATTCCTTTGCCTTCTCCTCAACTGTCATTGCCCATGGGTCCTGCTGATATGTGCCAGGATTCTCCACCTAAGCCTCTCAATGTCAAAGATGAGAGGCTGGGCCTTCTGCTGCAGGGTATCCAGATCAGCATGGCCCAGGGAATTGTGCTCCTGCATCTGAGAGATGCCCTCCAGGAGGTCCTTGCTGGCTGCGAAGTTGAGTAAACTCTTGGCCAATAGCAGATATAGGACCACATGCTTGACATCACAGCAGAACTGAGCAATCTCCCCCTCCCACATGGTGTGCAGGATGGGCTCCCACAGGGGCAGCTTAAACTTCTTGCCAATGATGAGCCCCCTGGTTTGCTGCATGGCCGGCCGTCATCAAGCATGGTGTTCTCCTTGTCATTGCAAAGAGTCTGGTAGTGGAACGTGACTTTGGTTTCATCCTGAAAGTCAGGGAGCTTTCCTTGGCCCTCCTGTATCATGTGCTTTTGGATCCCATCCTCCCAGAGTCTTTTAGTGATATCTACCGTACTCCTTCCTCACTGCTCTCTTTCAGCAGCTTCCAGACCACCTTCCACAACTTTTAGAATTTAGGCAACTTCTGAGCTGGTGTCATTTTGGCTATGGGCAGAACAATAATATTTTGATGTTCAGATTACCTGCCATTTGtgcaaaactcctatatattCTGGCTCCTTCACTCctctcctcagagcagttctctcagggttacttgagatgctgtttCCCAGGCTTGAAATTCTAAAACTTCCCACCaattaaaacataactctcaacttttggaggaggaaatggcaacccactgcagtattcttgcctggaaaattccacagacagtatgggatcaccaagagtcagacaagactgagaacGCATGAACATGGCATAGACGTCTTTTAAACTGGCATTCTTGCTTAATGATGTTATCTAGGCATCATTGGAGACTGAAAAAAATTCCTGCTCTGTAAATAAAGCTAATTAAAtgtctatataaattttaaaaggggcaatactttaatttttttcttacttaacAGTGTAAAAATTCTTTGAACTAAGCTAAAACCATGGAAAAATCCTGCTACTTTAGTGTTTAGCAGTATACCAAGACTAGCAAGAGTTTGCTTTAGGATTTTATTGAATAATTAAGATTATATTTTGAGTGTGTCAGGGCCATTCAGATTGTTGGTGTTGCATCATAGCTACTTTAACTGTTTTAAACATGGATCCTCTGTGCCTGTGAATTTACTTGCATGCTTCTACTTGAATTTACTGACTCAACTTTTAgattgtgactattttttaagtcaacaaaagAAGAAGCTAAAATTTTACATAGTTCCTTTTTCCCCAAATTAAGATTGGCAAGGAAAAATATTGATTCTTGacctttcctcttccaggggcaGCTATTGCCTTCTTGTCTCACTGTGTATCCCGAGAGGTTGGCCTGGCTACCATCAGGTTGCAGGGCCCCAAAATATGGCCAGATACAAATTTGGGTTGTACTCCATTTGCAGCTAGGGTCCTACCAACTATCCCCAGCTCTCAAGGGAATTGTCTAAGTCATTCTTTCAGTTATCTTCGGGAGTGGCTCTAGATCTCGGAAGGGGAGTAACGTTTGCTTCATTGGAGACCCCTCTTGTGTCCACGTGTTGTGTTGAGCTGTGCTGTGCctagtctttgtgactccacagatggtagcccaccaggctcctcagtccatgggattttccagactagaatactggagtgggttgtcatttcctcctccaggggatcttcccaacctaggggttgaatctgcatttcttgtgtctcctgcattggcaggtggattctttaccactgagtcacctggggaaCCCCTGTCAAGAATATTTACTCTCTGTCTCAGGTAAAATGTGAGACAATATATTTAagaggattattttttaaagtagttctCTGATCAGAAATTGACCTAATTGAAAGCTGACATTCAGAGTCTGATAAGAACTGTTTTTTAGACCTTGTCTACTAAgctaaaaagcagagccattactttgccaacaaaggtccatctagtcaaggctatggtttttccagtagtcatgtatggatgtgagagttggactataaagaaagctaagtgccagagaattgatgcttttgacctgtgttgttggaggaagagaaggggatgacagaggatgagatgattggatggcatcaccgactcaatggacatgagtttgagtaaactctgggagttattgatggacagggaggcctggcgtgctgcagtccatggggtcgcaaagagtcagacacaactgagcgactgaactgaactgaactaagctaaAATGAAACTACGcacccagaggggaaaaaaaccattCTGAAGCCATTGTGGAAGGATTACTAAACATTCCAAAGAAATATGGCTCTAGATATAGAATGTAGGAGTCTTGTGATTTCCATTTTTGTTGGAAATCTTCtcccagaaatgaaagaggaaattgagaATAATGCAAGATTGGATGGTGGGGTCagaatcttgaaattatttaggTTACAACCCAATTCTTTGAGGAATTAAAACAATTGTACTTGTCTTACAATTGAGTCTTTACCAGAACAAAAATGCAGCTCTAGCAACAATTCAAAGTCTACCTATCTTTTTACCAATCCTCCCAACTTCCCTATCTATCTCAAAAGGCTTGTAGATGTTGTAAAACATCTGAATTTTGGAAACAAAAGTCCTTTTGGAGAAATGTGCAGCCTTTATCTGTTCTTTGAGATGTAAATATTCTACCTGGTCTTCCTTAGGAACCCAGCTCCATCTCTTGAAATGCAAATTTATGAAAGAATTTttatcagagaaaaaataaattaaactattTGGAAACAAGTAAATGAAAAGTCTCAAGCCTTTttcacaaatattaataaaagcttTAGCCATCTGACATGTAATCTTAACTTGTTCTTTCTGCCAGAAATACAACCAGCCATTCTTTTATAAACCAGTTTGCACTGTTGCACTTCATggataacattttaaagcaaaaatcatAAAATCAATGTGTCTATATGCCTTTGTATGTATGTTATAGTTGTGTGAAATTTTTCTGCCTCTGGATGATATTGCCAAAACTAATTTGTCAAGAGTTCTAGTTAATTTACTtgaagacaaaattttaaattaatcgTGTTCTCTCAGAAATATAGAAACTAACCCAAACGTTTTTCAAGTTCACATGATCTAAGATAAAAGCTAAATTTTGTTGGCTTAATTACAGTAGGCATGTCTTTAGAGTTATAAGCAATGAATATGATACTTTGATTCTACCTAGATTCACTAAAAGTCAGATAAGCTCATATTTTCTCTGTTACAGAATTGAGTGTGAttgtgagggaaaaaaatatatttcagtagaaaattataatataattttgtGGATATCAGATTCTAGTTCCGTTTATTGTCTTTGAGGTTTTGTTATATATCTATAAACCAAACTAGATCCTGATTCTTCCAGTATCCCCAAATATCTGGCTACAAGTCTCCAgactaacattttcagttttctccCACCCTTTCTGAGTTGATATCCTTATGAACAAAGACTTCCATTGAACCTCTCTGGCAAGACAATACCAGATATACCTAGTAACCCAGAAAGCAGCCAAACTTCAAGAACTTGAACTTTGGGTCCACATCCCCCAGTTAAAATGGGCTCTCTCGACTCTTGGACTGCACATTAGCTGGAgatctaaaattaaaattgtcTTGGGAAGTTCCTCCCCAGGAGCTGATGGCATCCTAAGGCAGACAGCTCTCCCAAAATTCAGAGGTCAAGATCCTCATCCAATATAAAAGCTTgattccttttgccttttcacaacTTAGTCTTTCTGTTAATGCATGAGAAAACAGAGCTCCTTAAATTTGGCAACTATTGCTGAATCTACTGCTAAGCCCATAGCTGCACAACAAAAGTGCCTATATTTTCTTGCTAAAGTGGTTTTAGGTAATAGAATTGCTTTTGGCTGAACAAAGAAGAGCCTGTGCCATAGCAAATACCTTCTGCTCTACCTGGATCAACACCTCTGGTATTGtagaaaatagaggaaataaataaactgCTTGACTAAAACAGGCTGTTGCCCCTTCAGGTACATTCCTTAATTTAATCGCTAACAACTGGTTTGGTTCATGGGGGCTCTGTCTAAGGAGTATACATCAGCGTCTTGGTATTATCCTCCTAATAGCTATCCTTGAAGTGTGCCTGGTGCACTATGTTCTCCCAAAAGGCTTAAATGAATGTCCACAGTCACCAAGAGTTCATTAGATGGTCTCAGTATGCTTGAGAACCATCAAGATGAACAGCAGAAACAATCTCTTCCACAGATCTGACACCATAACCTATGAGTTTCACAATGAGACAAGAGCAGCTTAGATCTGATGGTGACTGAGAGTGACACTAACACTACATTTTTGGTCAATATCTCATGTATCAGAGGATGACCAAAAGGGAAGAAttgtttaattaattaaacatGGAGGCCATTAGACTGATGTAGCTGTAATGCCTTAGTGGGCTGTTTAAGCAAACCAAAATCTAAGCTTGTAAATGCCTCAAGGTAATGAAATCAAAACACTAAGGACACCAATTATAAACAGTCAAATAAGCTTTTTGCTGTAACCAATCAATAATTTCTTTAACTTCTCCCTTTTCCCTAGAAAACTATCTCCCTGAGCTCCAAACCACTTTTCATTTGACacttgtttttcagtcattcagtcgtgtctgactctttatgaccccatgtactgcagcaccccaggcttccttgttcttcagctcctggagtttgctcagactcatgtacattgaatcagtgatgccatccatctcatcctctattgtccccttctcctgccatcaatctttcccagtatcagggtcttttgtaatgagtcaggtctttgcatcaggtggccaaagtattggagccttagcttcagcatcagtctttccaatgaatattcaggatggatttttttcctttaggattggctggtttgatttccttgcagtccaagggactatcaagagtcttctctaacatcacagttcaaaagcatcaattctttggtgctcagctttccttatggtccaactctcatccttacatgactactggccaaaactgtagctttgactagatgggcctttgttggcaaagtgatatctgctttttattacactATCTGGGTTTGTagtagcttttcttctaaggaata is part of the Ovis aries strain OAR_USU_Benz2616 breed Rambouillet chromosome 4, ARS-UI_Ramb_v3.0, whole genome shotgun sequence genome and encodes:
- the AIP gene encoding LOW QUALITY PROTEIN: AH receptor-interacting protein (The sequence of the model RefSeq protein was modified relative to this genomic sequence to represent the inferred CDS: inserted 3 bases in 3 codons; deleted 2 bases in 1 codon; substituted 1 base at 1 genomic stop codon) — protein: MADITKRLWEDGIQKHMIQEGQGKLPDFQDETKVTFHYQTLCNDKENTMLDDGRPCSKPXGLIIGKKFKLPLWEPILHTMWEGEIAQFCCDVKHVVLYLLLAKSLLNFAASKDLLEGISQMQEHNSLGHADLDTLQQKAQPLIFDIERLXVENPGTYQQDPWAMTVEEKAKXMLVIHQEGNWLYLEGHVKEAAAKYYEAIACVKNLQMKEQPESPDRIQLDQQITLLLLNYCXCKLMVEEYEVLDHCSSILNKYDDNVKAYFKYSKVHAAVWNTQEAQADFANVLELRPTLATMVSPELWV